One genomic window of Melopsittacus undulatus isolate bMelUnd1 chromosome 15, bMelUnd1.mat.Z, whole genome shotgun sequence includes the following:
- the IFT46 gene encoding intraflagellar transport protein 46 homolog isoform X3: protein MAEARLPEEQPYYERLELPEAEQAGGAAGTSAGARSPRAGGTGRSQASLWPGHPAADQSSDEEGSGNKKEVGARSAAGATLSEDEDSEDSEDSSETDSENDSEEHGAALTGDFSVADYDYLPVSSEIKELFEYIKRYTPKPIEIEYKLQPFIPDFIPAVGDIDAFLKVPRPDGSPDNLGLLVLDEPSTKQSDPTVLSLWLTENSKQHNITQQIKVKSVENAEKNPKAIENWIESINELHRCKPPATVHYTRPMPDIETLMQEWSPEFEELLGKVGLPTAEMSCDLAEYVDMICAILDIPVYKSRIQPLHILFSVYSEFKNSQHFKPLADEKKGRSPPSNPPSQAAEAEVLSFT from the exons ATGGCGGAG GCCCGCCTGCCCGAGGAGCAGCCGTACTACGAGCGCCTGGAGCTGCCGGAGGCCGAGCAGGCTGGCGGCGCGGCGGGGACGTCTGCCGGGGCCCGATCGCCACGGGCAGGGGGTACGGGCCGGTCCCAGGCCTCCCTCTGGCCCGGGCATCCCGCGGCCGATCAGAGCAGCGACGAGGAGGGCAGCGGCAACAAG AAGGAGGTGGGGGCTCGATCGGCCGCGGGCGCCACCCTCAGCGAGGACGAGGACTCGGAGGACTCGGAAGACTCCTCAGAGACTGACTCAGAGAACGACTCGGAGGAGCACGGGGCTGCGCTCACGGG GGACTTTAGTGTAGCAGATTATGACTACCTGCCGGTGTCTTCTGAAATCAAAGAACTCTTTGAGTACATCAAGAG GTACACTCCCAAACCAATAGAGATTGAGTACAAACTGCAGCCTTTCATCCCAGACTTTATTCCTGCAGTTGGAGACATTGATGCGTTCCTAAAG GTTCCCCGTCCCGACGGCAGTCCTGATAACCTGGGCCTGCTGGTGCTGGATGAGCCGTCAACCAAGCAGTCGGATCCCACCGTGCTCTCCCTTTGGCTGACGGAGAACTCCAAGCAGCACAACATCACA CAGCAGATAAAAGTAAAGAGTGTGGAGAATGCAGAGAAGAATCCCAAAGCCATTGAGAACTGGATTGAGAGCATCAATGAACTGCACCGCTGCAAACCTCCTGCCACAGTCCACTACACCCG GCCAATGCCTGACATAGAGACCCTGATGCAGGAATGGTCACCGGAATTCGAGGAGCTCTTGGGAAAG GTGGGGCTCCCAACGGCGGAGATGAGCTGTGACCTGGCTGAGTACGTGGACATGATCTGTG CCATTCTGGACATCCCTGTGTACAAGAGCCGGATCCAGCCTCTGCATATCCTCTTCTCTGTCTACTCCGAGTTCAAGAACTCACAG CATTTCAAGCCCTTGGCTGATGAGAAGAAGGGCAGGAGCCCACCATCCAACCCTCCTTCGCAAGCGGCAGAGGCAGAGGTGTTAAGCTTTACTTGA
- the IFT46 gene encoding intraflagellar transport protein 46 homolog isoform X1, producing MAEARLPEEQPYYERLELPEAEQAGGAAGTSAGARSPRAGGTGRSQASLWPGHPAADQSSDEEGSGNKKEVGARSAAGATLSEDEDSEDSEDSSETDSENDSEEHGAALTGDFSVADYDYLPVSSEIKELFEYIKRYTPKPIEIEYKLQPFIPDFIPAVGDIDAFLKVPRPDGSPDNLGLLVLDEPSTKQSDPTVLSLWLTENSKQHNITQQQIKVKSVENAEKNPKAIENWIESINELHRCKPPATVHYTRPMPDIETLMQEWSPEFEELLGKVGLPTAEMSCDLAEYVDMICAILDIPVYKSRIQPLHILFSVYSEFKNSQHFKPLADEKKGRSPPSNPPSQAAEAEVLSFT from the exons ATGGCGGAG GCCCGCCTGCCCGAGGAGCAGCCGTACTACGAGCGCCTGGAGCTGCCGGAGGCCGAGCAGGCTGGCGGCGCGGCGGGGACGTCTGCCGGGGCCCGATCGCCACGGGCAGGGGGTACGGGCCGGTCCCAGGCCTCCCTCTGGCCCGGGCATCCCGCGGCCGATCAGAGCAGCGACGAGGAGGGCAGCGGCAACAAG AAGGAGGTGGGGGCTCGATCGGCCGCGGGCGCCACCCTCAGCGAGGACGAGGACTCGGAGGACTCGGAAGACTCCTCAGAGACTGACTCAGAGAACGACTCGGAGGAGCACGGGGCTGCGCTCACGGG GGACTTTAGTGTAGCAGATTATGACTACCTGCCGGTGTCTTCTGAAATCAAAGAACTCTTTGAGTACATCAAGAG GTACACTCCCAAACCAATAGAGATTGAGTACAAACTGCAGCCTTTCATCCCAGACTTTATTCCTGCAGTTGGAGACATTGATGCGTTCCTAAAG GTTCCCCGTCCCGACGGCAGTCCTGATAACCTGGGCCTGCTGGTGCTGGATGAGCCGTCAACCAAGCAGTCGGATCCCACCGTGCTCTCCCTTTGGCTGACGGAGAACTCCAAGCAGCACAACATCACA CAGCAGCAGATAAAAGTAAAGAGTGTGGAGAATGCAGAGAAGAATCCCAAAGCCATTGAGAACTGGATTGAGAGCATCAATGAACTGCACCGCTGCAAACCTCCTGCCACAGTCCACTACACCCG GCCAATGCCTGACATAGAGACCCTGATGCAGGAATGGTCACCGGAATTCGAGGAGCTCTTGGGAAAG GTGGGGCTCCCAACGGCGGAGATGAGCTGTGACCTGGCTGAGTACGTGGACATGATCTGTG CCATTCTGGACATCCCTGTGTACAAGAGCCGGATCCAGCCTCTGCATATCCTCTTCTCTGTCTACTCCGAGTTCAAGAACTCACAG CATTTCAAGCCCTTGGCTGATGAGAAGAAGGGCAGGAGCCCACCATCCAACCCTCCTTCGCAAGCGGCAGAGGCAGAGGTGTTAAGCTTTACTTGA
- the IFT46 gene encoding intraflagellar transport protein 46 homolog isoform X2: protein MAEARLPEEQPYYERLELPEAEQAGGAAGTSAGARSPRAGGTGRSQASLWPGHPAADQSSDEEGSGNKEVGARSAAGATLSEDEDSEDSEDSSETDSENDSEEHGAALTGDFSVADYDYLPVSSEIKELFEYIKRYTPKPIEIEYKLQPFIPDFIPAVGDIDAFLKVPRPDGSPDNLGLLVLDEPSTKQSDPTVLSLWLTENSKQHNITQQQIKVKSVENAEKNPKAIENWIESINELHRCKPPATVHYTRPMPDIETLMQEWSPEFEELLGKVGLPTAEMSCDLAEYVDMICAILDIPVYKSRIQPLHILFSVYSEFKNSQHFKPLADEKKGRSPPSNPPSQAAEAEVLSFT from the exons ATGGCGGAG GCCCGCCTGCCCGAGGAGCAGCCGTACTACGAGCGCCTGGAGCTGCCGGAGGCCGAGCAGGCTGGCGGCGCGGCGGGGACGTCTGCCGGGGCCCGATCGCCACGGGCAGGGGGTACGGGCCGGTCCCAGGCCTCCCTCTGGCCCGGGCATCCCGCGGCCGATCAGAGCAGCGACGAGGAGGGCAGCGGCAACAAG GAGGTGGGGGCTCGATCGGCCGCGGGCGCCACCCTCAGCGAGGACGAGGACTCGGAGGACTCGGAAGACTCCTCAGAGACTGACTCAGAGAACGACTCGGAGGAGCACGGGGCTGCGCTCACGGG GGACTTTAGTGTAGCAGATTATGACTACCTGCCGGTGTCTTCTGAAATCAAAGAACTCTTTGAGTACATCAAGAG GTACACTCCCAAACCAATAGAGATTGAGTACAAACTGCAGCCTTTCATCCCAGACTTTATTCCTGCAGTTGGAGACATTGATGCGTTCCTAAAG GTTCCCCGTCCCGACGGCAGTCCTGATAACCTGGGCCTGCTGGTGCTGGATGAGCCGTCAACCAAGCAGTCGGATCCCACCGTGCTCTCCCTTTGGCTGACGGAGAACTCCAAGCAGCACAACATCACA CAGCAGCAGATAAAAGTAAAGAGTGTGGAGAATGCAGAGAAGAATCCCAAAGCCATTGAGAACTGGATTGAGAGCATCAATGAACTGCACCGCTGCAAACCTCCTGCCACAGTCCACTACACCCG GCCAATGCCTGACATAGAGACCCTGATGCAGGAATGGTCACCGGAATTCGAGGAGCTCTTGGGAAAG GTGGGGCTCCCAACGGCGGAGATGAGCTGTGACCTGGCTGAGTACGTGGACATGATCTGTG CCATTCTGGACATCCCTGTGTACAAGAGCCGGATCCAGCCTCTGCATATCCTCTTCTCTGTCTACTCCGAGTTCAAGAACTCACAG CATTTCAAGCCCTTGGCTGATGAGAAGAAGGGCAGGAGCCCACCATCCAACCCTCCTTCGCAAGCGGCAGAGGCAGAGGTGTTAAGCTTTACTTGA
- the TMEM25 gene encoding transmembrane protein 25 isoform X6 has product MWRSQSRPEAALARLLLLLGLLALCLAGLREPGPTIDGQPLAVCTLREGESRVFSCRAPRPAPGAMLAWYLDGQKQEANCSALGTASTLTLTARRSDRQLNCSLTDPASGQTYNASVLLNVQYKPEILQADAHYQEVEGKGLLLVLFVLVEANPPASITWVDQDGRVMANASEFLLLDTTHYPGLANHSLRIHLDTAAGNFSVSAANSLGVTTTSLLPPASPRDAGAGSGGEESTWPGLENSLVLSKLGFIQLPKSGRIYKVPSVSSEEIWL; this is encoded by the exons ATGTGGCGTTCGCAGAGCCGGCCGGAGGCTGCTCTTGctcggctgctgctgctgctgggcctcCTGGCGCTGTGCTTGGCAG GGCTGCGGGAGCCGGGTCCCACCATCGATGGGCAGCCGCTGGCAGTGTGCACGCTGCGGGAGGGGGAGAGCCGCGTCTTCTCCTGCCGGGCTCCGCGGCCGGCCCCGGGCGCCATGCTGGCGTGGTACCTTGATGGCCAAAAGCAGGAGGCAAACTGCTCGGCCCTGGGCACCGCCAGCACCCTCACTCTCACCGCCCGGCGCAGCGACCGCCAGCTCAACTGCTCCCTGACGGATCCAGCCTCGGGGCAGACCTACAACGCCTCCGTCCTCCTCAACGTGCAGT ATAAGCCAGAGATCCTGCAGGCAGATGCCCACTACCAGGAGGTTGAGGGCAAGGGACTCCTCCTGGTGCTCTTTGTGCTGGTGGAAGCCAATCCGCCCGCCAGCATCACCTGGGTGGACCAGGATGGGCGGGTGATGGCCAATGCCTCAGAGTTCCTTCTCCTGGACACCACACACTACCCGGGGCTGGCCAACCACTCACTCCGCATCCACCTCGACACCGCGGCTGGCAACTTCTCTGTCAGCGCTGCCAACAGCCTGGGTGTCACCACCACTTCCCTCCTGCCACCAG ctTCCCCCAGGGACGCAGGAGCTGGTTCTGGGGGCGAGGAGAGCACATGGCCAGGCCTGGAGAACTCCCTGGTCCTCAGCAAGCTCG GTTTTATCCAGCTCCCAAAGTCTGGGCGCATCTACAAAGTGCCCAGTGTGAGCAGTGAGGAGATCTGGCTGTGA
- the TMEM25 gene encoding transmembrane protein 25 isoform X2 gives MWRSQSRPEAALARLLLLLGLLALCLAGLREPGPTIDGQPLAVCTLREGESRVFSCRAPRPAPGAMLAWYLDGQKQEANCSALGTASTLTLTARRSDRQLNCSLTDPASGQTYNASVLLNVQYKPEILQADAHYQEVEGKGLLLVLFVLVEANPPASITWVDQDGRVMANASEFLLLDTTHYPGLANHSLRIHLDTAAGNFSVSAANSLGVTTTSLLPPGLLDARVELPLLGVAVGAALALSALLSLGSCAAGLACQRPKPVPGEGQVGGSSPLSRCSHCSGPELPQPKGARLPRQTQSLPPDLHLGDLMQEARASPRDAGAGSGGEESTWPGLENSLVLSKLGFIQLPKSGRIYKVPSVSSEEIWL, from the exons ATGTGGCGTTCGCAGAGCCGGCCGGAGGCTGCTCTTGctcggctgctgctgctgctgggcctcCTGGCGCTGTGCTTGGCAG GGCTGCGGGAGCCGGGTCCCACCATCGATGGGCAGCCGCTGGCAGTGTGCACGCTGCGGGAGGGGGAGAGCCGCGTCTTCTCCTGCCGGGCTCCGCGGCCGGCCCCGGGCGCCATGCTGGCGTGGTACCTTGATGGCCAAAAGCAGGAGGCAAACTGCTCGGCCCTGGGCACCGCCAGCACCCTCACTCTCACCGCCCGGCGCAGCGACCGCCAGCTCAACTGCTCCCTGACGGATCCAGCCTCGGGGCAGACCTACAACGCCTCCGTCCTCCTCAACGTGCAGT ATAAGCCAGAGATCCTGCAGGCAGATGCCCACTACCAGGAGGTTGAGGGCAAGGGACTCCTCCTGGTGCTCTTTGTGCTGGTGGAAGCCAATCCGCCCGCCAGCATCACCTGGGTGGACCAGGATGGGCGGGTGATGGCCAATGCCTCAGAGTTCCTTCTCCTGGACACCACACACTACCCGGGGCTGGCCAACCACTCACTCCGCATCCACCTCGACACCGCGGCTGGCAACTTCTCTGTCAGCGCTGCCAACAGCCTGGGTGTCACCACCACTTCCCTCCTGCCACCAG GTCTGCTGGATGCCCGTGTGGAGCTGCCTCTCCTGGGTGTTGCCGTCGGAGCAGCCCTGGCCCTGTCTGCCCTGCTCAGCCTGGGCTCCTGTGCCGCCGGCCTGGCGTGCCAACGGCCCAAGCCAGTGCCGGGCGAGGGGCAAGTGGGAGGGAGCAGCCCGCTCAGCCGGTGCTCCCATTGCAGCGGCCCTGAGCTCCCACAGCCCAAGGGTGCACGTCTGCCCCGCCAGACCCAATCACTGCCACCCGACCTGCACCTCGGTGACCTCATGCAGGAGGCCAGAG ctTCCCCCAGGGACGCAGGAGCTGGTTCTGGGGGCGAGGAGAGCACATGGCCAGGCCTGGAGAACTCCCTGGTCCTCAGCAAGCTCG GTTTTATCCAGCTCCCAAAGTCTGGGCGCATCTACAAAGTGCCCAGTGTGAGCAGTGAGGAGATCTGGCTGTGA
- the TMEM25 gene encoding transmembrane protein 25 isoform X1 — MWRSQSRPEAALARLLLLLGLLALCLAGLREPGPTIDGQPLAVCTLREGESRVFSCRAPRPAPGAMLAWYLDGQKQEANCSALGTASTLTLTARRSDRQLNCSLTDPASGQTYNASVLLNVQYKPEILQADAHYQEVEGKGLLLVLFVLVEANPPASITWVDQDGRVMANASEFLLLDTTHYPGLANHSLRIHLDTAAGNFSVSAANSLGVTTTSLLPPAALSSHSPRVHVCPARPNHCHPTCTSVTSCRRPEVRARVPVWRETWGHGSYLGEGSVYGSCPFPFLQLPPGTQELVLGARRAHGQAWRTPWSSASSVRGCSWASGPKSCAGEMPASVAAPKDNGNELSLSCRFYPAPKVWAHLQSAQCEQ; from the exons ATGTGGCGTTCGCAGAGCCGGCCGGAGGCTGCTCTTGctcggctgctgctgctgctgggcctcCTGGCGCTGTGCTTGGCAG GGCTGCGGGAGCCGGGTCCCACCATCGATGGGCAGCCGCTGGCAGTGTGCACGCTGCGGGAGGGGGAGAGCCGCGTCTTCTCCTGCCGGGCTCCGCGGCCGGCCCCGGGCGCCATGCTGGCGTGGTACCTTGATGGCCAAAAGCAGGAGGCAAACTGCTCGGCCCTGGGCACCGCCAGCACCCTCACTCTCACCGCCCGGCGCAGCGACCGCCAGCTCAACTGCTCCCTGACGGATCCAGCCTCGGGGCAGACCTACAACGCCTCCGTCCTCCTCAACGTGCAGT ATAAGCCAGAGATCCTGCAGGCAGATGCCCACTACCAGGAGGTTGAGGGCAAGGGACTCCTCCTGGTGCTCTTTGTGCTGGTGGAAGCCAATCCGCCCGCCAGCATCACCTGGGTGGACCAGGATGGGCGGGTGATGGCCAATGCCTCAGAGTTCCTTCTCCTGGACACCACACACTACCCGGGGCTGGCCAACCACTCACTCCGCATCCACCTCGACACCGCGGCTGGCAACTTCTCTGTCAGCGCTGCCAACAGCCTGGGTGTCACCACCACTTCCCTCCTGCCACCAG CGGCCCTGAGCTCCCACAGCCCAAGGGTGCACGTCTGCCCCGCCAGACCCAATCACTGCCACCCGACCTGCACCTCGGTGACCTCATGCAGGAGGCCAGAGGTGAGAGCCCGGGTGCCAGTGTGGAGGGAGACATGGGGCCACGGGTCCTACCTGGGTGAGGGCTCCGTTTATGGCTCCtgcccctttcctttcctgcagctTCCCCCAGGGACGCAGGAGCTGGTTCTGGGGGCGAGGAGAGCACATGGCCAGGCCTGGAGAACTCCCTGGTCCTCAGCAAGCTCGGTGAGGGGGTGCAGCTGGGCGAGTGGCCCCAAAAGCTGTGCTGGTGAAATGCCAGCCTCCGTGGCAGCCCCAAAGGACAATGGCAACGAGCTGTCTTTGTCCTGCAGGTTTTATCCAGCTCCCAAAGTCTGGGCGCATCTACAAAGTGCCCAGTGTGAGCAGTGA
- the TMEM25 gene encoding transmembrane protein 25 isoform X3 has protein sequence MWRSQSRPEAALARLLLLLGLLALCLAGLREPGPTIDGQPLAVCTLREGESRVFSCRAPRPAPGAMLAWYLDGQKQEANCSALGTASTLTLTARRSDRQLNCSLTDPASGQTYNASVLLNVQYKPEILQADAHYQEVEGKGLLLVLFVLVEANPPASITWVDQDGRVMANASEFLLLDTTHYPGLANHSLRIHLDTAAGNFSVSAANSLGVTTTSLLPPAALSSHSPRVHVCPARPNHCHPTCTSVTSCRRPELPPGTQELVLGARRAHGQAWRTPWSSASSVRGCSWASGPKSCAGEMPASVAAPKDNGNELSLSCRFYPAPKVWAHLQSAQCEQ, from the exons ATGTGGCGTTCGCAGAGCCGGCCGGAGGCTGCTCTTGctcggctgctgctgctgctgggcctcCTGGCGCTGTGCTTGGCAG GGCTGCGGGAGCCGGGTCCCACCATCGATGGGCAGCCGCTGGCAGTGTGCACGCTGCGGGAGGGGGAGAGCCGCGTCTTCTCCTGCCGGGCTCCGCGGCCGGCCCCGGGCGCCATGCTGGCGTGGTACCTTGATGGCCAAAAGCAGGAGGCAAACTGCTCGGCCCTGGGCACCGCCAGCACCCTCACTCTCACCGCCCGGCGCAGCGACCGCCAGCTCAACTGCTCCCTGACGGATCCAGCCTCGGGGCAGACCTACAACGCCTCCGTCCTCCTCAACGTGCAGT ATAAGCCAGAGATCCTGCAGGCAGATGCCCACTACCAGGAGGTTGAGGGCAAGGGACTCCTCCTGGTGCTCTTTGTGCTGGTGGAAGCCAATCCGCCCGCCAGCATCACCTGGGTGGACCAGGATGGGCGGGTGATGGCCAATGCCTCAGAGTTCCTTCTCCTGGACACCACACACTACCCGGGGCTGGCCAACCACTCACTCCGCATCCACCTCGACACCGCGGCTGGCAACTTCTCTGTCAGCGCTGCCAACAGCCTGGGTGTCACCACCACTTCCCTCCTGCCACCAG CGGCCCTGAGCTCCCACAGCCCAAGGGTGCACGTCTGCCCCGCCAGACCCAATCACTGCCACCCGACCTGCACCTCGGTGACCTCATGCAGGAGGCCAGAG ctTCCCCCAGGGACGCAGGAGCTGGTTCTGGGGGCGAGGAGAGCACATGGCCAGGCCTGGAGAACTCCCTGGTCCTCAGCAAGCTCGGTGAGGGGGTGCAGCTGGGCGAGTGGCCCCAAAAGCTGTGCTGGTGAAATGCCAGCCTCCGTGGCAGCCCCAAAGGACAATGGCAACGAGCTGTCTTTGTCCTGCAGGTTTTATCCAGCTCCCAAAGTCTGGGCGCATCTACAAAGTGCCCAGTGTGAGCAGTGA
- the TMEM25 gene encoding transmembrane protein 25 isoform X4 has product MWRSQSRPEAALARLLLLLGLLALCLAGLREPGPTIDGQPLAVCTLREGESRVFSCRAPRPAPGAMLAWYLDGQKQEANCSALGTASTLTLTARRSDRQLNCSLTDPASGQTYNASVLLNVQYKPEILQADAHYQEVEGKGLLLVLFVLVEANPPASITWVDQDGRVMANASEFLLLDTTHYPGLANHSLRIHLDTAAGNFSVSAANSLGVTTTSLLPPAALSSHSPRVHVCPARPNHCHPTCTSVTSCRRPEVRARVPVWRETWGHGSYLGEGSVYGSCPFPFLQLPPGTQELVLGARRAHGQAWRTPWSSASSVLSSSQSLGASTKCPV; this is encoded by the exons ATGTGGCGTTCGCAGAGCCGGCCGGAGGCTGCTCTTGctcggctgctgctgctgctgggcctcCTGGCGCTGTGCTTGGCAG GGCTGCGGGAGCCGGGTCCCACCATCGATGGGCAGCCGCTGGCAGTGTGCACGCTGCGGGAGGGGGAGAGCCGCGTCTTCTCCTGCCGGGCTCCGCGGCCGGCCCCGGGCGCCATGCTGGCGTGGTACCTTGATGGCCAAAAGCAGGAGGCAAACTGCTCGGCCCTGGGCACCGCCAGCACCCTCACTCTCACCGCCCGGCGCAGCGACCGCCAGCTCAACTGCTCCCTGACGGATCCAGCCTCGGGGCAGACCTACAACGCCTCCGTCCTCCTCAACGTGCAGT ATAAGCCAGAGATCCTGCAGGCAGATGCCCACTACCAGGAGGTTGAGGGCAAGGGACTCCTCCTGGTGCTCTTTGTGCTGGTGGAAGCCAATCCGCCCGCCAGCATCACCTGGGTGGACCAGGATGGGCGGGTGATGGCCAATGCCTCAGAGTTCCTTCTCCTGGACACCACACACTACCCGGGGCTGGCCAACCACTCACTCCGCATCCACCTCGACACCGCGGCTGGCAACTTCTCTGTCAGCGCTGCCAACAGCCTGGGTGTCACCACCACTTCCCTCCTGCCACCAG CGGCCCTGAGCTCCCACAGCCCAAGGGTGCACGTCTGCCCCGCCAGACCCAATCACTGCCACCCGACCTGCACCTCGGTGACCTCATGCAGGAGGCCAGAGGTGAGAGCCCGGGTGCCAGTGTGGAGGGAGACATGGGGCCACGGGTCCTACCTGGGTGAGGGCTCCGTTTATGGCTCCtgcccctttcctttcctgcagctTCCCCCAGGGACGCAGGAGCTGGTTCTGGGGGCGAGGAGAGCACATGGCCAGGCCTGGAGAACTCCCTGGTCCTCAGCAAGCTCG GTTTTATCCAGCTCCCAAAGTCTGGGCGCATCTACAAAGTGCCCAGTGTGA
- the TMEM25 gene encoding transmembrane protein 25 isoform X5: MWRSQSRPEAALARLLLLLGLLALCLAGLREPGPTIDGQPLAVCTLREGESRVFSCRAPRPAPGAMLAWYLDGQKQEANCSALGTASTLTLTARRSDRQLNCSLTDPASGQTYNASVLLNVQYKPEILQADAHYQEVEGKGLLLVLFVLVEANPPASITWVDQDGRVMANASEFLLLDTTHYPGLANHSLRIHLDTAAGNFSVSAANSLGVTTTSLLPPAALSSHSPRVHVCPARPNHCHPTCTSVTSCRRPELPPGTQELVLGARRAHGQAWRTPWSSASSVLSSSQSLGASTKCPV, from the exons ATGTGGCGTTCGCAGAGCCGGCCGGAGGCTGCTCTTGctcggctgctgctgctgctgggcctcCTGGCGCTGTGCTTGGCAG GGCTGCGGGAGCCGGGTCCCACCATCGATGGGCAGCCGCTGGCAGTGTGCACGCTGCGGGAGGGGGAGAGCCGCGTCTTCTCCTGCCGGGCTCCGCGGCCGGCCCCGGGCGCCATGCTGGCGTGGTACCTTGATGGCCAAAAGCAGGAGGCAAACTGCTCGGCCCTGGGCACCGCCAGCACCCTCACTCTCACCGCCCGGCGCAGCGACCGCCAGCTCAACTGCTCCCTGACGGATCCAGCCTCGGGGCAGACCTACAACGCCTCCGTCCTCCTCAACGTGCAGT ATAAGCCAGAGATCCTGCAGGCAGATGCCCACTACCAGGAGGTTGAGGGCAAGGGACTCCTCCTGGTGCTCTTTGTGCTGGTGGAAGCCAATCCGCCCGCCAGCATCACCTGGGTGGACCAGGATGGGCGGGTGATGGCCAATGCCTCAGAGTTCCTTCTCCTGGACACCACACACTACCCGGGGCTGGCCAACCACTCACTCCGCATCCACCTCGACACCGCGGCTGGCAACTTCTCTGTCAGCGCTGCCAACAGCCTGGGTGTCACCACCACTTCCCTCCTGCCACCAG CGGCCCTGAGCTCCCACAGCCCAAGGGTGCACGTCTGCCCCGCCAGACCCAATCACTGCCACCCGACCTGCACCTCGGTGACCTCATGCAGGAGGCCAGAG ctTCCCCCAGGGACGCAGGAGCTGGTTCTGGGGGCGAGGAGAGCACATGGCCAGGCCTGGAGAACTCCCTGGTCCTCAGCAAGCTCG GTTTTATCCAGCTCCCAAAGTCTGGGCGCATCTACAAAGTGCCCAGTGTGA
- the TTC36 gene encoding tetratricopeptide repeat protein 36 gives MATANDRAVLQTIFNPSTPFGDIPGLDEEGEDGTHEEDAAFPPELLEQVQDLELQGVSAAESGDVSTALERFNEAIRLLPERASGYNNRAQALRLRGDVAGALRDLDAAIHLSRGCGRTACQSFVQRGLIHRLHARDEDAQRDFRCAARLGSAFARQQLVLLNPYSALCNQMLCEMLGQLRNPTSTMSE, from the exons ATGGCCACAGCGAACGACAGGGCCGTCCTGCAGACCATCTTCAACCCCAGCACCCCCTTTGGGGACATCCCTGGGCTGGACGAGGAAGGGGAGGATGGCACCCACGAGGAAG ATGCAGCCTTCCCCCCGGAGCTCCTGGAGCAGGTCCaggacctggagctgcagggggTGTCTGCTGCGGAGTCAGGAGATGTGAGCACGGCGCTGGAGCGGTTCAATGAGGCCATCCGCCTGCTGCCCGAGCGCGCCTCGGGCTACAACAACCGGGCACAGGCCCTGCGGCTGCGGGGCGATGTGGCAG GTGCCCTGCGGGACCTGGATGCCGCCATCCACCTGAGCCGGGGCTGCGGCCGCACCGCCTGCCAGAGCTTTGTGCAGCGCGGGCTGATCCACCGGCTGCACGCCCGGGACGAGGATGCACAGCGGGACTTCAGGTGCGCGGCACGGTTGGGCAGTGCCTTTGCCCggcagcagctggtgctgctcaACCCCTACTCAGCGCTTTGCAACCAGATGCTCTGTGAGATGCTGGGGCAGCTCCGCAACCCCACCAGCACCATGAGCGAGTGA